A section of the Deferrivibrio essentukiensis genome encodes:
- a CDS encoding electron transfer flavoprotein subunit beta/FixA family protein: MKVLVCIKQVPDMESKFKVASNNVWYEDTDLAYRMNEYDEYAVEQAVRLKEQVGDCDVTVLSIGPERVKEAIKKALAMGCDRGVHINDNDYYSKDPYQKAQMIAEFAKDKNFDIIFTGLQSQDTGSAQVGVLLGELLELPVVTTIVSFEYNDGEVTVKRELEGGKKSIIKVKVPAVFTCQLGLNEPRYPTLPNIMKAKKKEILTFEASELLKAENLVTTAKMAFPEKKGGAQILEGDVAELVDKVVQILKEKSLV; the protein is encoded by the coding sequence ATGAAAGTACTGGTTTGTATTAAGCAGGTTCCTGATATGGAATCAAAATTTAAGGTAGCATCAAACAATGTATGGTATGAAGACACTGACCTTGCATATCGTATGAATGAATATGACGAATATGCAGTTGAGCAAGCTGTAAGATTAAAAGAGCAAGTTGGTGATTGTGATGTTACAGTATTATCTATCGGACCTGAAAGGGTAAAAGAAGCTATCAAAAAGGCACTTGCAATGGGGTGTGACAGAGGTGTTCATATTAATGATAACGACTATTATTCAAAAGACCCTTATCAAAAAGCGCAAATGATTGCTGAATTTGCTAAAGATAAAAATTTTGACATTATTTTTACAGGCCTTCAATCTCAAGATACTGGTAGTGCTCAGGTAGGGGTACTTTTAGGAGAACTTTTAGAACTTCCTGTAGTAACAACAATAGTTTCTTTTGAATACAATGACGGTGAAGTAACAGTTAAAAGAGAGCTTGAGGGTGGTAAAAAGAGTATAATAAAAGTTAAAGTGCCTGCAGTATTTACTTGTCAATTAGGACTTAACGAACCAAGATACCCTACCCTGCCAAATATTATGAAAGCTAAGAAAAAAGAGATTTTAACTTTTGAAGCAAGTGAGCTTCTTAAAGCTGAAAATCTTGTTACAACAGCTAAAATGGCATTCCCTGAAAAGAAAGGTGGCGCTCAAATTCTTGAAGGTGATGTTGCTGAATTAGTTGATAAAGTTGTTCAAATTTTAAAAGAAAAGTCATTGGTGTAG
- a CDS encoding electron transfer flavoprotein subunit alpha/FixB family protein, producing MKVLLVAEYREKALLETIYELNGFANSLNAEKVFFAVGYESNLPKVAGKLYLADAEKYGEYNPDVHKELIKQVVEKENPDYIVFSHSSYGWDLAPRVAAALKVGQLTEVVAIEDNTFVVPSCNAKLRRFVRHTPGKAVLTIQAGAFAPVVDSASPEVEKIEASAQAKLEFVGYEEAEAKSVDLTKAEIIVTAGRGIGKPDNVPVIEELAKALGGELGASRPVVDAGWVDHSRQVGTTGQTVSPKLYVACGVSGAIQHLAGMKKSDYIIAINTDKDAPIAEAADVLVVADVMQFVPALTSKLK from the coding sequence ATGAAAGTATTATTAGTTGCAGAATATAGAGAAAAAGCTCTTTTGGAAACAATATATGAATTAAATGGATTTGCAAATAGCCTGAATGCTGAAAAAGTTTTCTTTGCTGTGGGCTATGAAAGTAATCTTCCTAAAGTAGCAGGCAAACTTTACCTTGCCGATGCTGAAAAATATGGAGAGTATAACCCTGATGTACACAAGGAGCTTATAAAGCAAGTTGTTGAAAAAGAAAATCCCGATTATATTGTATTTTCTCACTCTTCATACGGCTGGGATTTAGCTCCAAGAGTAGCAGCTGCATTAAAAGTAGGTCAGCTAACTGAAGTAGTAGCTATCGAAGATAATACATTTGTAGTACCAAGCTGTAATGCAAAGCTTAGAAGATTTGTAAGACATACTCCTGGTAAAGCCGTGCTTACAATTCAGGCAGGAGCATTTGCACCTGTGGTAGATTCTGCAAGCCCTGAAGTAGAAAAAATTGAAGCCTCTGCTCAGGCAAAATTAGAGTTTGTAGGATATGAAGAAGCTGAAGCTAAATCAGTAGACTTAACTAAAGCTGAAATTATTGTAACTGCCGGTAGAGGGATAGGTAAACCTGACAATGTACCTGTTATCGAAGAGTTGGCTAAGGCTCTTGGTGGGGAGCTCGGTGCAAGCCGTCCGGTAGTTGACGCAGGTTGGGTAGACCATTCAAGACAGGTAGGTACAACAGGACAGACTGTTTCTCCAAAACTTTATGTAGCTTGCGGTGTATCAGGAGCGATTCAACACTTGGCAGGTATGAAAAAATCTGACTATATAATAGCGATTAACACAGATAAAGATGCACCAATTGCTGAAGCAGCAGATGTACTTGTAGTTGCTGACGTTATGCAATTTGTACCTGCCTTGACTTCAAAATTAAAATAA